The sequence AGCTTCATCATAGACTATAGGTATTTTTTATTTATTTTCCTGCTTACTTTTACTGAGCTGTCGGGTTGACTACCTGACAGGCGAGTATCATGTTATCAATGTAACTAACTTAGAATCACTTTTCGAAAACAGAAGCAACTGCCTTTCTGAGCCAGATGCCTTTACGAAGATTGCCAGCTGGAATTGTTTTTCCATCCGCACCCACAAACGGATGAGTCACTGTGCTCCAGATAGTATCTCTGCCTGCCATAAAACGAACCAGACGGCTTACCTGATTGCCACTGATAGAGACTATCTTGCATAAAAAAAGCCCTCGTTTACTAACGAAGGCCTATACTTATTTTCAAAAAATCTACTTAGCCTATTTGAACTGATTATATTTGATCAGATATCTCAAACTCAATCGGACAAGGGGTAATTGAAACATTGGTGAGTTGAGCGGATTCTATCGCTTCTTTTAAGCGCTTTGAGATGACAATTCCATAACGATGAATAGAAATAGCATCTATGTCTCTAAAATCGGGTTTCATTACAGCTCTGCGAAAACCCCAATCTCTCCAGTCCAAAGCGTCTTTTTTTTCTATTAGGTCATTGTAATCCTCTACTATTATTTCATCATCACTTATCCATTTATGTCGTATAAAATTATAATTACCAAAAGATGATTTTCCAAAATCTATATTTTGCTGGTACTTTTCTGTTAATAAATGCCAAACAAAATAAGGGTACTCCTTTTCATTCCATAGAACACTCCCTTCATAAAACTTTGTATTCGGAATAGCAAATTGTTCCAGTAATTCTTTGAATTGCTTTGAAACTGGATACATCAATCCAGCAGGAATATCTTTAATCCAACCATGCAAATCACATATAGCATGAATTTCTTCTGGTGGATGATCACCCACATATAAAGGAATCATACTATGAAAAGAGGTATCCTCTGGCATAAATTGCTGATAGTAAATAATCTTTCTATCTAAAGCATTTTGACTGGGGATATTTTCTGGGTTTAAATCAGGATAGATATAATTTATTGTTTCATCCCGGCCTCCGGTTTGTAAAATAAATCTTTTCATGTTCATTTCAACTATGATGCATTTAATAGGCTTCTCTATAAAAACATCAAGGCCATGCTTTACAAATAAGAATGGCCTTGAAAATAACAATAGCTGTGATTATTTTTTGACAGGAGGTAGTGAACGAGTTGCTTTGACTAATAACTCTTCTCCTTGTGGAGTAAAAGCATCGTATGGGCTTTCTCCTACCTGAATTAACAATCCATCGTGAATGCGTTCTGTTTTCAGTAAAGGATTAGCTTCTAAAGCTTCCATACCTCCTTGAAGTTCTAATTCCTCTTTTCCAAAGTACTGAAGCCAATTTAAACAGGTAAGATTTTTAGTGCGTAGTTCAAAACCGAAATTATTAAGAAGAATCTCATTGTATATTTCATTGAATCTACATAACGCAAAGTCACAAGAAGAGATTTGCCGCAGTAAACCGACAAAAATACTTAACAGATTATTTTTGTTGATATCTCTTTGTATTAAAATATCGCTCTTAATAGAGATAGAGATTGATGATAAATTGTAGTCCTGATTTATTATTATACAAGCGTTTTCATCTACATCATTATCAATTACAATTTGATAATACTTTTCATTTTTCTTATTTGAGTCTAAAACAGAAAGCAATTCTTGATCTATGAAAGAATTGATATTAGCACTTTTCCATGTTAAAGAGGAATTGGTATATTGTATTTTTTTGGATTTGGCAAATTATTGATTGACAAAATTTCCAATATTGGAAAAAATTTATCTTTTCCTCTAAAAGAATTTCCATTAACTAAAAACTTCAAATAAATATCATCTTTTTTCATAAAGTTATGTTTATATAGGCTTTTTCAAACCATTAGTATCAATATAAAAAATCTCAAAAAACCTCTTATCTCCATCAAATGGATCATTAATAATATTTTTATTACTTAATGCTATACTTTGTTTACTAAAAACGTATTCAATTTTAATGATTTTTGTTTTTGCTACCTCCTTAACGATCTGTCCATATCGGATGAGCTGAGCTAAGGGTTCTCCACTTAATAAACCATCAATATACTTCAATTCTACACCAACTATATGACTAGTTTGATACAAAAAAGCCCTTGTTAATACAAGGGCAGTATTAAGTGATAATTATCTATTTATGCCTGTAGGACTCTTTAGTAGTATCTCTATCAAAAAAATTATAAAATCTATTCATTTCTGTATCAATCATAAAAGTCAAAAACAAGAATAGAACTATATTTTCTTAAGAAGCATCATTCATCACTAATTCAATATTTTTCAAAATGTCATCACTTTGAAGATCTGTAAATTTTACCCCTATAATATGCTGATCTTCTATAGTTTGCTTTAAGCGCTCACTCACAACTATTTGTCCTTGCAAAGCAAACATATCATATATGATTCCTGGCTTAAAAAAGGCCTTAATCAGTTTTAAACCAGACTTTCGTTCCTTACGTTCTTGCTTATCTCTGAGCTTATAGCCTTCTATTGATATTATCTCTCCTGGTTTTAAGATTTCGTCTGGAATATTCTGCCCATATTTAAAAACGCCAAATACAGATTTATTATACTCTATATCTTCAAGTGTATTTTGGATAAAATGAAAGACATAATAAGAATGTTTTTGCCATTCATCATCTCGCACATATGCTTCATAGAAACGATGAGGAGGAAGAAGAAATGTTTGTTTCTCCAATATCCCTTTTAATTGCGGGGAAATAATTAAACAATATGCCCATGCCCGTCCCAACCCCCATGAATAAAAATCTCGCAGGCCTCTTACATGACCATCAAGTTCTCTATCGAATGGTAATTTTAATCTAATTAATTCGTTATTAGGCTCATAAAAATTATCAAAAGAAAACAAATTTTGATAGTAGTCTCTATCTACTTCCACATCATTTGTTTGCACTTCAAATGGATTATTATCAATAAAGTCTGAGTCTACTTTAAAGTAAATCATTGTCTAATATTAAGGTTGGTACAATTCATTTATTTTAATTCCATTCACGATACTTTTTTTGTTAATGTTGTTCTTCACATCACTTATTAAGGATTTTAGATTCTCATGATAGTTTTCTACTATATCTGCTATTTCGTCCTGAGTTAGCATCGCCGGATTTCTACCTGATAATATATCATTAAATGAGTCTTGTAGTTTTTTTGCAATATATTGATTATATGTATCATGAGAAGCATGGACTCCATTGGGTAATTCTTTTGTAAATTTTTCAACCCATATGCCATTTTCTATTCCATTAAAATCCAAACAATTGCTATTACAATGATTAAAATACCACTGTAACTCTGGAGAGTTTTCTAGTAATTCTTTAGGGATGATATGATGAGCTTCAAAACGGGTACTTAAGAAATCATTGATTGTTAAATTAGGATATCTCTTTTTGTATTCTTCATAAACCTGTTTCAGTTCTCTTTCAAATGGGTCGGTCAGTTCACTTATATTTCTAGCCAGTATAGTATTCATCTTATCTTTCATTGCTGTACGTAAAGCATATTCAGCCTTTGCCAATTCATCTCCACACTTACTGCATACAGCTTTCACTGCTTTCTTTATATTTCGTTTTGTTGCTTGTACAAAATCATCTGCTTTCGTCAGATACCAATCATATGTACTACTAACAGGATCAGTAAATCGCTCAGTTAATTGTATTTTCGGTGCAGCAATTTCAAGACTACTTAGATCTAGCAAGGGTGACTTAAACTTTGTATCTGCAGGCAGATTGGCTGTATTAAGTTTTTCAATAATTCGAAAAGCAATCCACTCTTCACATTCTGTTGTATTTTTACCCATCAGTACCAACAAACCTTTTGCACTTTCATCTGTGTATTTACCTAAGAAATCGTTAATACCCTGAAATACTTTTTTCATTTCTAAACCAGTCCGGTTACCTATTTTTATCCGACTTCCAATATCTTTATAACTATCAGCTATTTTAGAAAGAGTTTGCTTATCAACTTTTTTTAAAAGTGTAGTTACTATCTCCAAATCCGCAAAAGAAATTCGTAAAGATGTTCGGTTCTTTAGAACTTCCCAAGCTCTTACATCCAGATCGCCATTATCAAACTTGTTCAACAAATCGGCATTATTCTCAAAATCCTTTACAAATTCGTTAAACAGGTGCTCATCGGAAAACTTACTTTTTAGACTGGTCAATAGTTCACAGATAGTTTTTACCACCATTCCCTGTTGTCCAACCAGATAGGCATCAAATTGCTCTACTTTCAGATTATAGACTGTAGCAGAAGTATCGACAATAGCCACACTATCTACTGCAACTGCCTGGGCTTCTGGCACAAATACGGCACTGGAAGCGAGCATCACAGAAGCAACTGCCTTTCTGAGCCACATACCCTTGCGAAGATTCCCTGCTGAAATTGTTTTTCCATCCGCACCCACAAACGGATGAGTCACTGTGCTCCAGATAGTATCTTTGCCAGCCAAAATACGGACCAGACGGCTTACCTGATTGCGACTGATAGAGACTATTTTTTGCAGAGCAGTTTCGCCACTACATACACGTTGAGCTACTACCGTTTCCCCTACCTGCAAATCCCCTATTGGACGCGTTTGACCACTTTCACTTACCCATACGGGCGTCGAAGCTACAAAACAAAATCCGCCACTACAACCCAGATTCCCATTTCTATCTCGGGTAAGACCAAAACCATCAATAGGTTCCTGTGAATTAGGGGGCAGGATTCTGCCATCGGCTATCACCTCCACTGTCTCGGTGGGATTATCATTCATTCGTTTGGCTACCAGATCTCCCTTTGAGGTAATGGTAGCAAAATCTTTTTCTATATGGGTATTATCTACATATGAAAGCGTATAATCGGCTCCCGAGGAGTATACATGCAACTTGTTGCCCAGACCCTGCAGCCACTTTTTGCTGTTGCTGTAGGTATCCTTCAGCAAGCCAAATACACTGGACAGATTGGTGACCAGACGAAGACTTTTTCCGGAAATGTCTACCAGTGCTTCATTGCCATTGTCCAGTCTGGCAATGCCATATCCGTCTGCATCGGTCTGCACAGTACCATCAGCATCGGTTAGCAGGGTCTGTATACGGGTAGGACGAGTGGAATTGTCATCTGTCGGAACGTTTTCAATGACAGTATACGACTTGCCTGCTTTGTCAGTCACCACACTATGGCGCAGGCTACTCAACTCATGCAGTACCTGCCCCTCACTATTTAAGAGCTGAAAGTATTTTTTGGCATCACTCCAGCTGATACGCATAAAACCTTTGCCAAATACATAGGCACCACGTATGCCCGATGAAGCCACCCGTAAAGCTAATCCGGATGCTCTCAGTAGCTGACTAAACACATCCAGCTCATCAAGAAAATTCAGAAAAGCAGCAATTTTAGTCCCCTTGGTAGCCGCCAGAATGGGCACCACAAACGTAACTACATCGAAGGCAAAAGAACCTATCTTGGCACCTATCTGATAGGCATTGCAATCCACGCCATCACAGGTTACAAACATTTTCCAGAATGCTTCCACAATACATTTTCCCTGAATCAGGGCAAATCCCTCTAATTGCACCAACCCTCTGGCTACTGGATTGAGCTGATCTGTAGCCATATAGATCAGGTGTACAATATCCTTATTATCTCCTACACATTTGGCCATCAGCTTGGTGATTCCATCAAAAAAGGCTTTGATCTCCTCTTTTTCAGGCCAGTCTATGATAAAATCAGCAAAGCTGGCTGCCGTTCGGGGCAATGATTCGAGCAGATTGATAAATCCATTATAAAATCCACAGACAACGGCAAACTTGAATTGCGAAAAATCAATATCTGTAACACCAGCACTTACAAGCAATTTCTCCAAAGGTGTCGAAAAAGTAACCACAGATACACCGGTGAACTGAAATACGACATACAGAATATCTGTGTACTGTTCATGTTTGGGATTGTAATACTTTTCTGGAATTTTGGCATGAGAAATCAGATCAGCCCACATATTTACGGATTGTACAAAATAAAACCGATACATATCTTTGGCATAACTTCCCATGTCCCGTTCCCAGATAGTATTAATCAACAGTTTTCCCAGCTGATTTTTAGTGGCATAATCTACCTGTAACCCATTATTGAGTACCTGATAGCGAGCTTCTATGGTTGATTCCTTTGTAAAATCTATCCAGAATACCCATACCGAATTGGGCAAACTGGCTATATAATCATCAATGGCCTTCTTGTCTACCTGTGAAGTACGCCAATCTGTTGTGATCACCCGAACAGGCAACTGGGTATTCTCTGCCAGCAATTTGTTCAGATCCTGTTCATCGCTATCGAGTACCTTGGCAAAATCATAGACAAGCTTTCCGGTGTTCTTCATCAGATTTTGAGCAGGATTCTCACTACCTAAACGCTCCATTAACTTTCCCAAAAAGGATAAGCTACTTTTCGTACTTACAGAAAAATTAATCCACTGTTTGGCAATCACACCGTAATCTCCAAAACCAGACAAATACAACTCCGACCCAGCCAGAATATCGGCAACACTGGAACGTAACCACTCACTACGGTCTCCATTAAAGTCCTGCCACAAATCAACTTTTGGTTTTTTCACCTGCCAGGCACTCTTAAAAGCCCGATCCACCACGATTTCACTTTCTCCATAAATACTGGCAGAAGGTTTTGCTGGTCCATTGCCATCTGGTGTTATGGTAATAGCCGTGCGAATCAGTTCAATCCCAAACAATACAATTTTTTTTTCA is a genomic window of Xanthocytophaga agilis containing:
- a CDS encoding AHH domain-containing protein, producing the protein MVLRIKEILILFVSVWISALTNPCLAFTLPADSLYKEELRQFEDFLRHTHEQEKKGVYGKGQYIFSAGKSDSKVPLLSDNPINTGKWFFSEQAGKEVEEQLEAFHKKQDKVKVFVCTGRYYLPEMYMPDEVEVDMKALADLNKQKDNPKLIEKTFRSLQFAHLQLLEREYPGEKKIVLFGIELIRTAITITPDGNGPAKPSASIYGESEIVVDRAFKSAWQVKKPKVDLWQDFNGDRSEWLRSSVADILAGSELYLSGFGDYGVIAKQWINFSVSTKSSLSFLGKLMERLGSENPAQNLMKNTGKLVYDFAKVLDSDEQDLNKLLAENTQLPVRVITTDWRTSQVDKKAIDDYIASLPNSVWVFWIDFTKESTIEARYQVLNNGLQVDYATKNQLGKLLINTIWERDMGSYAKDMYRFYFVQSVNMWADLISHAKIPEKYYNPKHEQYTDILYVVFQFTGVSVVTFSTPLEKLLVSAGVTDIDFSQFKFAVVCGFYNGFINLLESLPRTAASFADFIIDWPEKEEIKAFFDGITKLMAKCVGDNKDIVHLIYMATDQLNPVARGLVQLEGFALIQGKCIVEAFWKMFVTCDGVDCNAYQIGAKIGSFAFDVVTFVVPILAATKGTKIAAFLNFLDELDVFSQLLRASGLALRVASSGIRGAYVFGKGFMRISWSDAKKYFQLLNSEGQVLHELSSLRHSVVTDKAGKSYTVIENVPTDDNSTRPTRIQTLLTDADGTVQTDADGYGIARLDNGNEALVDISGKSLRLVTNLSSVFGLLKDTYSNSKKWLQGLGNKLHVYSSGADYTLSYVDNTHIEKDFATITSKGDLVAKRMNDNPTETVEVIADGRILPPNSQEPIDGFGLTRDRNGNLGCSGGFCFVASTPVWVSESGQTRPIGDLQVGETVVAQRVCSGETALQKIVSISRNQVSRLVRILAGKDTIWSTVTHPFVGADGKTISAGNLRKGMWLRKAVASVMLASSAVFVPEAQAVAVDSVAIVDTSATVYNLKVEQFDAYLVGQQGMVVKTICELLTSLKSKFSDEHLFNEFVKDFENNADLLNKFDNGDLDVRAWEVLKNRTSLRISFADLEIVTTLLKKVDKQTLSKIADSYKDIGSRIKIGNRTGLEMKKVFQGINDFLGKYTDESAKGLLVLMGKNTTECEEWIAFRIIEKLNTANLPADTKFKSPLLDLSSLEIAAPKIQLTERFTDPVSSTYDWYLTKADDFVQATKRNIKKAVKAVCSKCGDELAKAEYALRTAMKDKMNTILARNISELTDPFERELKQVYEEYKKRYPNLTINDFLSTRFEAHHIIPKELLENSPELQWYFNHCNSNCLDFNGIENGIWVEKFTKELPNGVHASHDTYNQYIAKKLQDSFNDILSGRNPAMLTQDEIADIVENYHENLKSLISDVKNNINKKSIVNGIKINELYQP